Proteins encoded together in one Plectropomus leopardus isolate mb chromosome 19, YSFRI_Pleo_2.0, whole genome shotgun sequence window:
- the LOC121958844 gene encoding zinc metalloproteinase-disintegrin-like 2d isoform X1, with protein sequence MALNSVCVRLLTLCVCVVLTSAMLSHVEKYEVVRPQRLQGRQRRSLRDNQLYPDTVQYEFTIEGTNHTIYLEKNRNLIGKGYTETHYSEDGKRVTTSPNEDHCFYHGHVAGMKDSAVSVGICSGISGFVRTRQQVYLIEPLGQSDDGDHAVYRREHLKISSSLGCGSSSNTTTLYDQEQTPRLSGLFRSRSWKTKPIVGPQRFVELFVVVDNTEYKRYGSKTSSRVLGVINHVDKLYRPLNIRVMLVGLEIWTDKDHINVDLKSETTLDNFLLWRQADLLQRTKHDNAQFVTGKDFEGDTVGLANKYAMCTGNSGGVNQDHHDNPIGLASTIAHEMGHNFGLSHDALGCMCGPSYSSENCVMAPKLRTGNEAFPELFSTCSFEQLAEFMERARPSCLSKPSSARTITEGPSCGNALVDPGEECDCGTVEECKNPCCDASTCLLTAGSKCAHGQCCDNCQLKPAGSVCREAAGDCDLPDYCTGASEDCPEDSFEMNGKPCYDQAQGYCYNGHCPTHEQHCWRLFGAGAIVGPDVCFNLNKRREEGANCGRSKLGFTPCAPQNLKCGSIFCGGGGESITGKMAAYNMFKIECKIAVEDDKTRNIDMVPQGTRCGADKVCLNNRCVDVSVYGKKEDCEKKCNNNGVCNHKEECHCNPGWAPPYCDVQFADLPPDQSRIIAGVCAALSVLLVLAAVTAGLMCCRKDNMDNYISKRKVHSAPDKLNPMFQESSVKERPQISQPTFMESTATQACSPLMVSVSPCRAAPQPPKKLSSGCPTSQTEPTKPPSKPLPPLSKPQYSAVRPGPPPPVPPVKPSPPPPPPPAKPQVLRLI encoded by the exons GAATCTTATTGGGAAAGGCTACACTGAAACACATTATTCAGAAGATGGAAAACGGGTGACGACATCGCCAAACGAG GATCACTGCTTCTATCACGGTCACGTTGCAGGCATGAAGGACTCTGCGGTCAGTGTCGGGATTTGTTCGGGCATTAG tggttttgtgAGAACCCGGCAGCAGGTGTACCTGATTGAGCCTCTGGGTCAGTCTGACGATGGCGACCATGCGGTCTACAGACGGGAGCACCTGAAGATCAGCAGCAGTCTCGGCTGTGGCTCATCGTCCAACACCACCACGCTGTACGACCAGGAGCAGACGCCTCGGCTTTCTGGTCTCTTCAGGTCTAGATCATGG aaaactAAACCCATCGTAGGTCCACAGAGGTTTGTCGAGCTGTTTGTGGTGGTGGACAATACTGAG taCAAGCGATACGGAAGCAAGACTAGTTCCCGTGTTCTTGGAGTTATAAATCACGTTGACAAG CTGTATCGACCTCTGAACATCCGCGTCATGCTGGTGGGCTTGGAGATTTGGACGGACAAAGACCACATTAACGTTGACTTAAAATCGGAGACTACCCTGGACAATTTCCTCCTGTGGCGGCAGGCCGATCTTCTGCAGAGGACGAAGCATGACAATGCCCAATTTGTGAC TGGCAAAGATTTTGAAGGAGACACAGTCGGACTGGCAAATAAGTATGCCATGTGTACTGGAAACTCAGGTGGAGTCAATCAG GATCACCATGATAACCCAATAGGCCTCGCCTCCACCATCGCTCATGAGATGGGACATAATTTCGGGTTGTCTCATGATGCTTTAGGTTGTATGTGTGGTCCGTCTTACAGCAGTGAGAACTGTGTGATGGCACCAAAGCTCAG GACAGGAAATGAAGCATTCCCAGAGTTATTCAGCACCTGCAGTTTTGAGCAGCTCGCCGAATTCATGGAGCGAGCTCGGCCCAGCTGCTTGTCCAAACCCAGCTCTGCGAGGACCATCACCGAGGGGCCGAGCTGCGGTAACGCCCTGGTGGACCCCGGAGAGGAGTGTGACTGCGGCACGGTGGAG gAATGCAAGAACCCCTGCTGTGATGCCTCAACTtgtctcctgactgcaggatcCAAGTGTGCTCATGGACAATGCTGTGACAACTGCCAG TTGAAACCGGCTGGAAGTGTGTGCAGAGAGGCAGCCGGTGACTGCGACCTGCCTGATTACTGCACCGGAGCGTCGGAGGATTGTCCCGAGGACAGCTTTGAGATGAACGGGAAGCCGTGCTACGACCAGGCGCAGGGCTACTGCTACAACGGACACTGTCCCACACACGAGCAGCACTGCTGGAGGCTGTTTGGAGCAG GCGCCATAGTTGGACCAGATGTGTGTTTCAACCTGAACAAACGGCGGGAAGAGGGTGCCAACTGTGGGAGGAGCAAACTGGGCTTCACCCCCTGCGCTCCACA gaATCTTAAGTGTGGATCTATATTTTGTGGCGGAGGGGGCGAGTCAATCACAGGTAAAATGGCGGCCTACAACATGTTCAAGATCGAGTGTAAAATAGCCGTGGAGGACGATAAAACCAGAAACATCGACATGGTGCCGCAGGGGACCAGATGTGGAGCCGATAAG GTTTGCCTCAACAACAGGTGTGTGGATGTGTCGGTTTATGGGAAAAAGGAGGACTGtgaaaagaaatgcaacaaCAACGGG GTGTGTAATCATAAAGAAGAGTGCCACTGTAATCCCGGCTGGGCGCCACCTTACTGTGACGTCCAGTTCGCAGATTTACCTCCAG ATCAGAGCAGGATAATagctggtgtgtgtgcagcgctctctgtgctgctggtgcTCGCCGCAGTGACTGCAGGGCTGATGTGCTGCAGGAAGGACAACATGGACAACTACATCTCCAAAAG GAAAGTGCACTCAGCGCCGGACAAGCTGAACCCGATGTTCCAGGAGTCGAGCGTTAAAGAGAGACCTCAGATCAGTCAGCCCACTTTCATGGAGTCAACAGCAACACAAGCCTGCAGCCCTCTGATGGTCAGCGTGAGTCCCTGCAGAGCCGCTCCGCAG ccACCAAAGAAACTCTCCTCAGGGTGTCCGACCTCACAAACTGAACCG acaaAACCTCCGTCTAAACCTTTACCTCCGCTGAGTAAACCACAG tactCGGCAGTCAGACCgggtcctcctcctcctgtacCTCCAGTCAAAcccagccctcctcctcctccgccccCAGCGAAGCCACAAGTTCTCCGACTCATTTGA
- the LOC121958844 gene encoding zinc metalloproteinase-disintegrin-like 2d isoform X2: MALNSVCVRLLTLCVCVVLTSAMLSHVEKYEVVRPQRLQGRQRRSLRDNQLYPDTVQYEFTIEGTNHTIYLEKNRNLIGKGYTETHYSEDGKRVTTSPNEDHCFYHGHVAGMKDSAVSVGICSGISGFVRTRQQVYLIEPLGQSDDGDHAVYRREHLKISSSLGCGSSSNTTTLYDQEQTPRLSGLFRSRSWKTKPIVGPQRFVELFVVVDNTEYKRYGSKTSSRVLGVINHVDKLYRPLNIRVMLVGLEIWTDKDHINVDLKSETTLDNFLLWRQADLLQRTKHDNAQFVTGKDFEGDTVGLANKYAMCTGNSGGVNQDHHDNPIGLASTIAHEMGHNFGLSHDALGCMCGPSYSSENCVMAPKLRTGNEAFPELFSTCSFEQLAEFMERARPSCLSKPSSARTITEGPSCGNALVDPGEECDCGTVEECKNPCCDASTCLLTAGSKCAHGQCCDNCQLKPAGSVCREAAGDCDLPDYCTGASEDCPEDSFEMNGKPCYDQAQGYCYNGHCPTHEQHCWRLFGAGAIVGPDVCFNLNKRREEGANCGRSKLGFTPCAPQNLKCGSIFCGGGGESITGKMAAYNMFKIECKIAVEDDKTRNIDMVPQGTRCGADKVCLNNRCVDVSVYGKKEDCEKKCNNNGVCNHKEECHCNPGWAPPYCDVQFADLPPDQSRIIAGVCAALSVLLVLAAVTAGLMCCRKDNMDNYISKRKVHSAPDKLNPMFQESSVKERPQISQPTFMESTATQACSPLMPPKKLSSGCPTSQTEPTKPPSKPLPPLSKPQYSAVRPGPPPPVPPVKPSPPPPPPPAKPQVLRLI; encoded by the exons GAATCTTATTGGGAAAGGCTACACTGAAACACATTATTCAGAAGATGGAAAACGGGTGACGACATCGCCAAACGAG GATCACTGCTTCTATCACGGTCACGTTGCAGGCATGAAGGACTCTGCGGTCAGTGTCGGGATTTGTTCGGGCATTAG tggttttgtgAGAACCCGGCAGCAGGTGTACCTGATTGAGCCTCTGGGTCAGTCTGACGATGGCGACCATGCGGTCTACAGACGGGAGCACCTGAAGATCAGCAGCAGTCTCGGCTGTGGCTCATCGTCCAACACCACCACGCTGTACGACCAGGAGCAGACGCCTCGGCTTTCTGGTCTCTTCAGGTCTAGATCATGG aaaactAAACCCATCGTAGGTCCACAGAGGTTTGTCGAGCTGTTTGTGGTGGTGGACAATACTGAG taCAAGCGATACGGAAGCAAGACTAGTTCCCGTGTTCTTGGAGTTATAAATCACGTTGACAAG CTGTATCGACCTCTGAACATCCGCGTCATGCTGGTGGGCTTGGAGATTTGGACGGACAAAGACCACATTAACGTTGACTTAAAATCGGAGACTACCCTGGACAATTTCCTCCTGTGGCGGCAGGCCGATCTTCTGCAGAGGACGAAGCATGACAATGCCCAATTTGTGAC TGGCAAAGATTTTGAAGGAGACACAGTCGGACTGGCAAATAAGTATGCCATGTGTACTGGAAACTCAGGTGGAGTCAATCAG GATCACCATGATAACCCAATAGGCCTCGCCTCCACCATCGCTCATGAGATGGGACATAATTTCGGGTTGTCTCATGATGCTTTAGGTTGTATGTGTGGTCCGTCTTACAGCAGTGAGAACTGTGTGATGGCACCAAAGCTCAG GACAGGAAATGAAGCATTCCCAGAGTTATTCAGCACCTGCAGTTTTGAGCAGCTCGCCGAATTCATGGAGCGAGCTCGGCCCAGCTGCTTGTCCAAACCCAGCTCTGCGAGGACCATCACCGAGGGGCCGAGCTGCGGTAACGCCCTGGTGGACCCCGGAGAGGAGTGTGACTGCGGCACGGTGGAG gAATGCAAGAACCCCTGCTGTGATGCCTCAACTtgtctcctgactgcaggatcCAAGTGTGCTCATGGACAATGCTGTGACAACTGCCAG TTGAAACCGGCTGGAAGTGTGTGCAGAGAGGCAGCCGGTGACTGCGACCTGCCTGATTACTGCACCGGAGCGTCGGAGGATTGTCCCGAGGACAGCTTTGAGATGAACGGGAAGCCGTGCTACGACCAGGCGCAGGGCTACTGCTACAACGGACACTGTCCCACACACGAGCAGCACTGCTGGAGGCTGTTTGGAGCAG GCGCCATAGTTGGACCAGATGTGTGTTTCAACCTGAACAAACGGCGGGAAGAGGGTGCCAACTGTGGGAGGAGCAAACTGGGCTTCACCCCCTGCGCTCCACA gaATCTTAAGTGTGGATCTATATTTTGTGGCGGAGGGGGCGAGTCAATCACAGGTAAAATGGCGGCCTACAACATGTTCAAGATCGAGTGTAAAATAGCCGTGGAGGACGATAAAACCAGAAACATCGACATGGTGCCGCAGGGGACCAGATGTGGAGCCGATAAG GTTTGCCTCAACAACAGGTGTGTGGATGTGTCGGTTTATGGGAAAAAGGAGGACTGtgaaaagaaatgcaacaaCAACGGG GTGTGTAATCATAAAGAAGAGTGCCACTGTAATCCCGGCTGGGCGCCACCTTACTGTGACGTCCAGTTCGCAGATTTACCTCCAG ATCAGAGCAGGATAATagctggtgtgtgtgcagcgctctctgtgctgctggtgcTCGCCGCAGTGACTGCAGGGCTGATGTGCTGCAGGAAGGACAACATGGACAACTACATCTCCAAAAG GAAAGTGCACTCAGCGCCGGACAAGCTGAACCCGATGTTCCAGGAGTCGAGCGTTAAAGAGAGACCTCAGATCAGTCAGCCCACTTTCATGGAGTCAACAGCAACACAAGCCTGCAGCCCTCTGATG ccACCAAAGAAACTCTCCTCAGGGTGTCCGACCTCACAAACTGAACCG acaaAACCTCCGTCTAAACCTTTACCTCCGCTGAGTAAACCACAG tactCGGCAGTCAGACCgggtcctcctcctcctgtacCTCCAGTCAAAcccagccctcctcctcctccgccccCAGCGAAGCCACAAGTTCTCCGACTCATTTGA